The DNA window CATATCGGGTAAAAAATGGATGGTTAAAGTATGGTAAATGCACCCGCCTATCATATCGCTGGCTGGTAGCGGCTGTCCACATATAATGGTCTTTGGAGTCTTTTAAATGCACGTTGATGTTACTTGCATCTATGTCGAGATTCAGGGATTCTAATTGTTCGAAGACGACCCTGATAACTTCTTGTAGTTCTTCACTTTGATGCATGGCCATTGTGCACGCCCGAACCCTTTCGAGCGCTGCTTCGATCTGTGCTTCACGCGCCTGGGCTTCGGCTTTTTGAAGGTCGAGAAAGCGCGTGTAGGTCTGCTCGAAGACCTTAGCGAAGCGTGCGAGAACATCGAAGTCGTCCTCGGCTAAAGGCTCATACGTAATCGTGTTCATAATGCCGTGGCTGTAGGAAGCACAGTTCATAACCACTCTGTCTGGGGCGCTTTCTCCGGCAGGATACCGCCATCCATACTGCACGATGTGCGTCACGAAATCCTTCATGGCCTGCTCTTCAAAGAAAACGGAGAAGCGATCTTCGTTTGCGAGCTAACGTTCTGAGAACTCACGTATTTTGTCGTTCTCCAGCATAGGGACCGTAAAACCATGTACACCAGGCTGGTCACCAGTGGAGGAAGCCCAAATTGAGAACGTCTCTTCATCCTGATCGATTACGGTAATCACAATACGGCGTAGCGAAGGGATCTCCAGCCTAGTAAATTGCTCGAAAACCACTTCGGCTACGCGGGTGAGTTCATCGGATGTGTGCATGGCCATGGCGCGGGCGCGGACGCGTTCAAGGGCAGCTTCGATCTGGGCCTCGTGGGCCCGCTCCTCGGCTTGCTTCAGGTCCAGGTAGCGCCGGTAGGTCAAGGCAAAGACCGATGCAAATCTTTTGAATATCCGGATCGCTTCTTCGGTTATTGGATCATCAGAAAAAAAGAAGAGCAAGCCCTCTCGAAAACTGAACGTAGCTAAAGACTGTCGTTTAGGAATCTTGTCCGGCACAATGTTGGGATAGTCAGGGGCAGCGTCAAGGGCGGCGAAATAATTCTTCACGTCCTTGCCAACCAAATCGCGTGTGTAGAATGACTGCTGTGTTTTCCAGGCGTCGAACGCGCCTTCCAGCATTGGATGAATCGTCATGTCCACTCGGCCTATGATCCGAATATCATCTTCATCAGCGCTTGCAGTTGCAGTCCAGACATCCATGTGTTTGGTTTCATCGAGAATGCCGACTCCGCAGCGGAGCGTGACGATTCCCAGTCTCTCGAGTTCCCTAAATACGATTGCCGTAGCATCTGAGATGTCGTCGCTGTTGTGCATGGACATCGCCTTTGACCGAACACGTTCGAGTGCAGCTTCGATCTGTGCCTCACGTTCCAGTTTCTCGATTTTTTGACGGGCTAAAGCCAGCTCTTTTTCTTGGCTCTGCTGTGTTTTGGAGGATGGTTTATTCATTAGCTTCCTGAATTATTCAGGTTAGGTATTTTATAAGCGTCAAGCATGTAGTCTAAAAAGCTTCACTTTGTAACTTTATTACTTTACTTTGTGCTTCTATGACTCGTGGTTTTCTTCGTTTCACGTTTGCCGTTTGCCGTTTCACGTTTTACTTATTTCGTTTCAAAAACAAGGCCGTAATATCATCACTCTTCGGCTGGCCGCCGACAAATTCCCGGACATCATTCATCAAATCATGAATAAAGAGGTCAGCATTTTTATGTGCATTATTCACAAAATATTCTTCCAATGTTTCATCTTCATAAAAGTTCTCTTCATCAACTGTTGCTTCGGGTATGCCATCTGTAAACAACAGCAAGCTTTCACCAGGTTCGATAGTTATGGATTCAGTCGTAAATTCGATTCCTGAATCAAACATTCCGATGCAGATTCCACCCGCTTCTAACTTGTGAAGAGAATTATCACTTTTTAGCAATAGAGCTGGATTGTGTCCTGCGTTTAGAACCTCCAGTTTGCCTTGTCCGGGTGAAAGCACTGCCATAAAAAATGTGATGTATTTATCAATCGTTGAAGCATTGAATATTGCATGATTTAATTTATGGGCTAATTTTGGCAATGAGAGATTGCCCTCCAGGTACGCATAAAGAGAGGCTTGCAAGCTGCTTACAAGCAATGAAGCCGGAACACCTTTACCACTCACATCAGCGATGACTAGTGCAAATCGACCATCTTGAAGATGAATACAATCATAGTAATCTCCACCTACATCTTTCGAAGGAATATTGATTCCAAATAAATCATAGCCAGGAATTTTATGAAGTTCTTTGGGAATTATTGCCTGTTGAATCGCCCCGGCAACTGCAATCTCTTGCTCGATCTTTTGTTTTTCTAACAATTGCTTTAATAAATAATCATTTTCCAAAGCAGCGTTTACCTGCCTGACAATGCCTTCCAAAATCATTGAATCGGTATCATCGAATGAAACAACTCCAGATCTACTTTCTTTTTCAAACAGTGTAAAACAATAGGTTTTATCCTGGTAATCAAACGAATGGGTGATCCTGCTTTCTTCTAATGAGGGTTCTTCATTGTTAAACTCGCCTGGAAAATAAATATGGTTTACAGTCTCTTCGGCAGTAATTCTCAGGTGGGCTTTTGAGGCATTTGTAAGCGAAGCGACGCTTTGCAGCGATAGTTCAAATAGTGAAAGTTGGTTACCAACCTGATCGCTATCATGACCACTTTCAAGAAAGGCATTAAACTCCTGAACCGCATTTTGTTTCGCCATGCTTGCAATTTCGATTCCGGTATCAATTAAGCTATTTATTTGCAGGACTCTGGTATTCAATGAAAATATTAGATCTTTCTCTCTTTTGAGTTGATCGAATGCTTGATACGCATTGTTTAACAGGTTAATCAAAAATTGTAAAGTGAGTTTATCCAAATCCGAAAAGCCTGAATTGTCGAGTTTATGTCCAATAAGAATATGAAAAATTGACCCGGTTCCATTCGGAAGGATTACAAAAATATGGTTCGATTCAGGATAGTCATAAGAAATACTGAATTCTTCTTTTGAATGATGTGTAACTTTGTTTTCAATCGTCTTAGAGTGATTGGAAAATAAGGATTGCCATTCATCTGAATTCGAAGAGCGATAAAAAACACTCACTCCTGATACCAAAAGATTTCTCTTTATTAATTGGGCATATTTATTGGCAAAATCTTTTAACGAAGTTGAGGTTAAGAGAGAATTGAATCCTTCCTGGAAAGAAGCGATATTGAGTGAGAAATGTTCCAGGAGATTAGAATGGCTCATATTGACAATTTTGTAATTGAAATCTTTATTCCGTAATTTCAGTTAATTTAGAAATCGTGGCTTGTAAGAGAAATTTGACGAATTCTATAGCATGGCCGCCTCTAAGGAATCAGCCTTCTTTGCATATTGAAATAACCCCATAATTGTGAAGGATTTTTCAATGGGTGGATCCAGGTTAATAAAGGTTAGTGTACCTCTTTACATCATTGAGTTTTTCAATCACTTCAATCAGTACCGATATCCCTATCGAGTTCACAACCTTGGAATCTTTTAAATCCAGGATCACTTTTGTTGTACCTTCATCGATATACTTAAAGCACTCTTTAGCAATATTTTCTCCACCATGTTGATTGATATAACCTGATGTAGTTACTACCAAATGATCTTCTTCCATTCTGGATGTAAATGTTAGCTGTGTCATGCAACCCTCCACATATTTAAATCAAATTCTTGATCATAGTGATTTTTGTTCCATTGGGACCAGATTCGATGATAAAGTCGTCTGACATGGATTTCATCAGTTTAAGCCCCCACCCACGTTTATTGGCGGAATGGATTTTCTCGTCTATATTTGGATCTTCAACCTTGTCAGGTTCGAACCCGGTGCCATAGTCTTCAACAAAAATGACTAATTTCTCTTTAGTCATTGTAAACTCAACTCGAACTTCCTGGCTATCTTCACCAGCATGCCCGAGCGCATTAATAATGGCTTCGTTTACCAGTATTCTTGCTTCACCGATTTTCTCATCCTGAATACCGAGATGTTCTGCGAGGTGTTCCATGCCTTTTATGGCTACAACCTCAACATCTGGAATTTGCGGAAGAATTACTGTTAGTTTTATAGATTCATTTTTCATGCGAATCCTCTCAAATAGTTTCTATCCTATTTGTGGGTGTTGAGTTAATATAAGAAAATAACTTTAGGAAATAAAATAATTTATTTCAAATATAGCACATTGTAATATTACAATTAGAATTCGGAAATTTTGGTTTAGAAAGATTCGCGATTCCATCGCTAGCAGCGATGGAATCGCCCTATATATTGGTACTAGGTCCTCAAATACGAAGCGCCATTTACATCCACAATACATCCGGTTAAAAATTCCGTTTCTTTCGATGCCAGGAACAAAACCGTATGAGCGATCTCTTCCGGTTTTGCCACTCGATTAAGCGGACTTTGCCCGCGAATTTCATCGCCTTTTTTCCCCTTCAAATCTTCGACGGCCATTTCAGTTTCCACAAAACCTGGGGCCACATTATGCACGAATATATTAAAAGGAGCGAGAGATTTTGCCAGAGATTGTCCCATCGCATGCAATCCGGCTTTACTGGCGCCATAAGCCGGGCTGTCTGGCTCACCGCGAAAGGCGCCTCGAGATCCAACATTGACAATTCTACCTCCACCCTGCTTTAAAAAGTGCTGTACAGCGCAATAACACAGATTTGCCGGGCCAATCAGATTTGTTTTCAAAGTCCGATCCCATTTATCTTGCCATTGATCGTAAGTGACACTATGAGCGGGATGTTCTTCAAAAATGCCTGCATTATTCACGACAATATCCAAACCACCCATTTCTGATACAACCTGATCAATCATATTTTGAACTGCAGTCGAATCACCTATATCCGTCTGAACGATCAAATGCGGACCACCATTTAGAGAAGCTTTGGTTTTTTCTGCAGCAGCAAGATTCTTTTTGTAATTGATCGCAACTCTTGCACCGTTTTCTGCAAATTGTTGTGAAATACTACGGCCAATTCCGCGTGAGCCGCCTGTTACCAATACGATTTTGTTTGTGAAATTCATATTATTGTCTCCACATTTTTTGACAAGATTAACAGGATTGTGCAGGATGAAAATAAAAATTCTCAGACTATCCGGGTAATCCTGTCATTTTTTTTCATAAATCACTATCCCATTTACAATAGTCATCAAGATTTCCCCATCAAGAATTTTACCAGGGTCCGTTTCGCCCAAAACAAAAGGATCGATATCCATTACCGTGATATCCGCCCATCTTCCTGGCTCCAGGATTCCGGTTTCATTTTCCAGAAAAGCTGCATAAGCGCTCCAATTGGTATAACCACGGATTGCCTCTTCCGGTGTCATGTTTTGCTCCGGGTACCATCCTTCAGTCGGTTGTTTATCTTTACCTCTTCTAGTCATAGCAGCATGTAAACCATAGAAAATATTGTGATCGGAACCTGGCAGATCTGAATTAAACGTTAGCCTGACGCCAATCTCTCGGAGTGTTCTCCAGGCATAGGCTCCTTTTACACGCTCAGAACCTAAACGATCCTCAGCCCAGGTTTTGTCTTCAACAGCATGGGGCGGCTCCATGGAAGCAATTAGACCTAATTCAATAAATCTTTTAAAATCATCAGGGTGGATTACCTGGGCATGTTCAATACGGTGGCGATTGGATTTAACAGATGGATTCTCATTGATTACAGTTTCAAGAAAATCAAGAGCCTCACGATTACCGGCATCACCAATCGCATGAATAGCGACTTGAAATCCTCTTATCATCATACTAGCTATAATATCTTCGTCAAATCCATATTCATTCCCGCTAACCCCACGATGACCAGGTTTATCGGAATAATCTTGCAGTAACCTGGCACCCCGTGAACCAAGAGCGCCATCATAATAGGCTTTCACAGAGCGAACAATAAGTTTGTTGCCTGGATTGGTCCTGGGACCCATCAGAAGCCATTCCGGCATGAAAGATTCATCGCGAGCAGAAAGCATGGCATAGATTCGAATGGGTAATTTTCCTTCATCATCCAGGATTTGCAATGCATCCATCATTTCTCTTCTTACACCAGCATCATGTACGGCAACATAGCCAGCTTCTGCCATTGCATTAAGACCGGCTAATAACTGTTGCTTAATCTGTTCGGGAGTAGACCCTGGAATTGCAGTTTCGAGCAAATCCGTGGCGTTGTTGATCAGTATACCTGTGAGATTTCCATTGGCATCTTTGCGAATTTCTCCACCTTTTGGCGCCTTTGTTTCTGATGTAATGCCGGCTTTCTCGAAAGCCATTTTATTGCCCCAGACTGCAAAACTATGGAGTCCTCGCAAACAAACCGGATGATCCGGAATTTTTTCAGACAACAGTTTCATATCAGGATAGCGATTAGCCCAGGCGCCTTCATCCCAACCGCGTCCGATCACCCATTCGCCTCTGGGAATATTCTTAGCCCATTCCACAGCCTTCGCGACTGCCTCTTCTTCTGTTTCCACCCCAACTAGATTGAGTATTGAAAGCGCTTTCCCCAAATTGGTTACATGAGTATGGGAATCTACCAATCCCGGTAGAATGGTTGCGCCATTAACATCTATCACTTTCACTGACTCATCCTGGTTAGCAATTTGGTTGGCTTCAATCACCCGCTCATTTGGATAATTCAATGCATCTTCAGTGGAACCAACAAATAATATTTGTCCACTGCCGATCACCAGGGCTTCAGCATCCGGCTGCCATCCATCACTTGAATAAGGAGCATTAGATGCAGGAGTTCCGTCAGGGGCAGGTTCATCCCAGGATAAAGTGTAAACTTTTCCGTTGGTGAGAATTAATTCTGGGCCAGGCTCCTGACTACAACCTTGAAAAAACAGTAAAAATATTATGACCAGGCAAGAAGAAACCTGGAATATACCATTTTTTAATTTTAGTACATAGGACATAAATTTGATTCCTTAATTGATTTTGTATATTTAAAGTAAATTATGATTTGTTTGGCGGTGTTATATGTACAAATGAAAGGTATGGATAAAAAAAACTAAAAACAAATATCCAATTTAAATATGGGTTGTTATTTATTATTTTTTATTAAGCTGGTAATAATTTTTGATTGACTTATTTGAAGGCAAGATTTTTTTTAACAAGTTTCTTCAAACGTACTGGAATGGCATAAGGTCAACTTTGTACAGACATTAATAAACGGTTTCCCCGATTCTTTATTCATTTCATATAAAATCTTAAAAATCAATCATAAATATTTTCACAAATAGCTAATTATAATTATGTTTAACAATCAAGTGTGGAGTCTTCTGCAAATCCCAATCCAAAACCAACCCTTGCCCGGTTCGGTGAGCACTGGCTTTTGAATAAAGCTTTTCGACCAAATATAACGCAGGCTCATAGCTCAACGCACCACCAACCGATGTAATAAATTTTCCGTCTTCAACAAAATTGACATCATAACGAACGTCTATATTCGGAAACATCTTTGAAAAACGGTCACGATCTCCTGGAAATGTGGTAGCGACACGATTTTCCAAAGCTCCTGTAGCGGCGAGAGGAAATGCACCATCACAAAGAGTGATTACTGTTGTTGCAAAACCTATTTTTTCTTTGAGCCAATCCATTAAAATTTTGTTTTCCAGGTCGGAAGACATACTATTCTCGGTACTTGGGATCACAAGAATATCGATTGGCGGGCAATTCTCAAAAGAGTAATGGGGTTTGATAACAATACCTTCTGAGGTGGTAAATGGTTTGCCATCCGGTGTTACGATAAAGCAGCGAATATAATTGCTTGAATCCCGATAAACCGTATGTTGTAAAATATCGTAAGGGGCCATGAGTTCTGAATTATAGACTTTGTCGACACAAACAAAACCAGCATTGAGAATATTCTTGTTCTCATTGGCATTTAAAGACATATCAGAAAGTGAATCAGAACTTTCCTTTTGCGTACAAGCAATTATGATAAACCCAAATACAATCGAAATATATTTAAATATAATTTTCATTCAGCCTCACAAAAACCAGAATAACAATCTATTTTAAAACCGGCAATTCAAAACATGCCGCCTCTTTATTATTTCTAACCAGGAGATAATTCCCAGCTAAGGTTGGAGAATTCCAGGTTTTGCCTTTCAAGGCTTTAAATCGTGCAAGTTCATTATGCTTTTCTGGCCTGGCTTCCGAAAGGGCAACATACCCCTTTTCTGCCATTATCAAAATAAGATCACCTACAAGAATGATTTGGCCATGACCATAACGGCCGCTTTTCCATTTTCGCTTTCCATTTACCAGGTCGATACAAACCAGGATGCCGTCATCCAGCCCATATATGAACTCATCCTTATATACAAAATTAGCAAATTTTGCTTTTAATCCACGAGATTCCCAAAGAATTTTCACGAAAAAATCATTTTGATTTTTCTTTTCAATCTTAAATAATTTACTTCCTATTCCATAACCGGTTGATACAAGTATACGATCTTCTGGTAAAATAACAGGTTGCGCAACATGTTCGGAGCCACTGGGCCAGGGTTGCCGCCACAATACTTTGCCATTCGTAGGGTCGTGCCCAACAAGACTTACATTCGTGAAAATGATAATTTGAGGAATTCCAGCAATTGTTGTATAAATCGGCGAGCTATAACTTGCAGGATCATCACCGCCGCCCCAAACGAAATCACCAGAATGCTTATTATAAGAAACCAAGGAAGTTCCTTTTCTTCCTCCTGAGGTTACAATAACTAATTCATTAAGAACCAATGGAGAACAACTGGTTCCATACTCAGGATTTAGAGCTTGATGATCT is part of the candidate division KSB1 bacterium genome and encodes:
- a CDS encoding PP2C family protein-serine/threonine phosphatase is translated as MSHSNLLEHFSLNIASFQEGFNSLLTSTSLKDFANKYAQLIKRNLLVSGVSVFYRSSNSDEWQSLFSNHSKTIENKVTHHSKEEFSISYDYPESNHIFVILPNGTGSIFHILIGHKLDNSGFSDLDKLTLQFLINLLNNAYQAFDQLKREKDLIFSLNTRVLQINSLIDTGIEIASMAKQNAVQEFNAFLESGHDSDQVGNQLSLFELSLQSVASLTNASKAHLRITAEETVNHIYFPGEFNNEEPSLEESRITHSFDYQDKTYCFTLFEKESRSGVVSFDDTDSMILEGIVRQVNAALENDYLLKQLLEKQKIEQEIAVAGAIQQAIIPKELHKIPGYDLFGINIPSKDVGGDYYDCIHLQDGRFALVIADVSGKGVPASLLVSSLQASLYAYLEGNLSLPKLAHKLNHAIFNASTIDKYITFFMAVLSPGQGKLEVLNAGHNPALLLKSDNSLHKLEAGGICIGMFDSGIEFTTESITIEPGESLLLFTDGIPEATVDEENFYEDETLEEYFVNNAHKNADLFIHDLMNDVREFVGGQPKSDDITALFLKRNK
- a CDS encoding STAS domain-containing protein, with the translated sequence MTQLTFTSRMEEDHLVVTTSGYINQHGGENIAKECFKYIDEGTTKVILDLKDSKVVNSIGISVLIEVIEKLNDVKRYTNLY
- a CDS encoding ATP-binding protein; this encodes MKNESIKLTVILPQIPDVEVVAIKGMEHLAEHLGIQDEKIGEARILVNEAIINALGHAGEDSQEVRVEFTMTKEKLVIFVEDYGTGFEPDKVEDPNIDEKIHSANKRGWGLKLMKSMSDDFIIESGPNGTKITMIKNLI
- a CDS encoding SDR family oxidoreductase, with amino-acid sequence MNFTNKIVLVTGGSRGIGRSISQQFAENGARVAINYKKNLAAAEKTKASLNGGPHLIVQTDIGDSTAVQNMIDQVVSEMGGLDIVVNNAGIFEEHPAHSVTYDQWQDKWDRTLKTNLIGPANLCYCAVQHFLKQGGGRIVNVGSRGAFRGEPDSPAYGASKAGLHAMGQSLAKSLAPFNIFVHNVAPGFVETEMAVEDLKGKKGDEIRGQSPLNRVAKPEEIAHTVLFLASKETEFLTGCIVDVNGASYLRT
- a CDS encoding amidohydrolase: MSYVLKLKNGIFQVSSCLVIIFLLFFQGCSQEPGPELILTNGKVYTLSWDEPAPDGTPASNAPYSSDGWQPDAEALVIGSGQILFVGSTEDALNYPNERVIEANQIANQDESVKVIDVNGATILPGLVDSHTHVTNLGKALSILNLVGVETEEEAVAKAVEWAKNIPRGEWVIGRGWDEGAWANRYPDMKLLSEKIPDHPVCLRGLHSFAVWGNKMAFEKAGITSETKAPKGGEIRKDANGNLTGILINNATDLLETAIPGSTPEQIKQQLLAGLNAMAEAGYVAVHDAGVRREMMDALQILDDEGKLPIRIYAMLSARDESFMPEWLLMGPRTNPGNKLIVRSVKAYYDGALGSRGARLLQDYSDKPGHRGVSGNEYGFDEDIIASMMIRGFQVAIHAIGDAGNREALDFLETVINENPSVKSNRHRIEHAQVIHPDDFKRFIELGLIASMEPPHAVEDKTWAEDRLGSERVKGAYAWRTLREIGVRLTFNSDLPGSDHNIFYGLHAAMTRRGKDKQPTEGWYPEQNMTPEEAIRGYTNWSAYAAFLENETGILEPGRWADITVMDIDPFVLGETDPGKILDGEILMTIVNGIVIYEKK
- a CDS encoding DJ-1/PfpI family protein; amino-acid sequence: MKIIFKYISIVFGFIIIACTQKESSDSLSDMSLNANENKNILNAGFVCVDKVYNSELMAPYDILQHTVYRDSSNYIRCFIVTPDGKPFTTSEGIVIKPHYSFENCPPIDILVIPSTENSMSSDLENKILMDWLKEKIGFATTVITLCDGAFPLAATGALENRVATTFPGDRDRFSKMFPNIDVRYDVNFVEDGKFITSVGGALSYEPALYLVEKLYSKASAHRTGQGLVLDWDLQKTPHLIVKHNYN